In Thermomonas paludicola, the following are encoded in one genomic region:
- the lipB gene encoding lipoyl(octanoyl) transferase LipB encodes MDAVKSEASPCALQASGAAAARTGITRDLGHQRYEPVWRAMQAFTDARTDATPDELWLVEHEPVFTLGQAGKPEHVLLPGAIPVLHVDRGGQVTYHGPGQIVAYPLLDLKRLKIGVREYVCKIEQAIIDTLAEWNIGAARKDGAPGVYVGAAKIASLGIRVRRGCTFHGLAFNITGDSTPPFARINPCGYAGLQVVALQDLGGPSSLEAVKPVLQAQLGRQFRLQWEHDAALPGPLAD; translated from the coding sequence GTGGACGCTGTGAAGTCCGAGGCCTCTCCCTGCGCGCTGCAAGCGTCGGGTGCGGCGGCGGCGCGCACCGGCATCACCCGCGATCTGGGTCACCAACGGTATGAGCCGGTGTGGCGCGCCATGCAGGCGTTCACCGATGCGCGCACGGATGCCACCCCCGATGAGCTGTGGCTGGTCGAGCACGAACCGGTGTTCACCCTGGGCCAGGCCGGCAAGCCGGAACACGTGCTGTTGCCGGGCGCGATCCCGGTGCTCCACGTCGATCGCGGCGGCCAGGTCACCTACCACGGGCCCGGCCAGATCGTGGCCTACCCGCTGCTGGACCTGAAGCGTCTGAAGATCGGCGTGCGCGAGTACGTCTGCAAGATCGAGCAGGCGATCATCGACACGCTGGCCGAATGGAACATCGGCGCCGCGCGCAAGGACGGCGCGCCGGGTGTGTACGTGGGCGCTGCCAAGATCGCCTCGCTGGGCATCCGCGTGCGCCGTGGCTGCACCTTCCACGGGCTGGCATTCAACATCACCGGCGACAGCACGCCGCCGTTCGCCCGCATCAATCCCTGCGGCTATGCGGGCCTGCAAGTGGTGGCGCTGCAGGATCTGGGCGGCCCGTCCTCGCTGGAGGCCGTCAAGCCGGTGTTGCAGGCCCAGCTGGGCCGGCAGTTCCGGCTGCAATGGGAGCATGACGCGGCGCTGCCGGGGCCTCTGGCGGACTGA
- the mltB gene encoding lytic murein transglycosylase B → MTRRTLPSLAALALAACATVPQTSRVPAPTPLPVAATPLPTAAHERDMEVARAEFARTTAQRFGIPAAQIEAVLAHAQIRDSIVRAMARPAEAKPWRDYRPIFIQPARIDGGRAFLEENRAALQRAEDTYGVPKEVVTAIIGVETSYGGNKGSYPVVDALYTLAFAYPRSGDPARVAYEDKREAFFRDELAQLFALGKEEGVDITQLKGSYAGAMGWGQFMPSSYRQYAVDGDGDGKRDLFNDLDDVIASVANYFAKKGKWERSGPVMARAARDPGAADFVNPGNAVSLDQTLASLQAKGYRPVDLRFVYTDAGPQATLVTLDGVAGPEYWLVFNNFKAITAYNTSRLYATAVFQLAEAIAGRATDPA, encoded by the coding sequence ATGACCCGACGCACTTTGCCCAGCCTTGCCGCGCTCGCGCTTGCCGCGTGCGCGACCGTACCCCAGACGTCGCGGGTGCCCGCACCGACACCGCTGCCGGTGGCTGCCACACCGCTGCCGACAGCGGCGCATGAGCGCGATATGGAGGTCGCCCGCGCCGAGTTCGCGCGCACCACCGCGCAGCGCTTCGGCATTCCCGCCGCGCAGATCGAAGCGGTGCTGGCCCACGCGCAGATCCGCGATTCCATCGTCAGGGCGATGGCGCGGCCGGCCGAAGCGAAACCGTGGCGGGACTATCGGCCGATCTTCATCCAGCCGGCGCGGATCGATGGGGGGCGCGCCTTCCTCGAAGAAAATCGCGCCGCGCTGCAGCGCGCCGAAGACACCTACGGCGTGCCAAAGGAAGTCGTCACCGCGATCATCGGCGTGGAAACCAGCTACGGCGGCAACAAGGGCAGCTATCCGGTGGTGGATGCGCTGTACACGCTGGCCTTCGCCTACCCGCGCAGCGGCGATCCGGCGCGCGTGGCCTACGAGGACAAGCGCGAGGCGTTCTTCCGCGACGAACTGGCGCAGCTGTTCGCGCTTGGGAAAGAGGAAGGGGTCGACATCACGCAGCTGAAAGGCAGCTATGCCGGCGCGATGGGCTGGGGCCAGTTCATGCCGTCCAGTTACCGCCAGTACGCGGTGGATGGCGATGGCGACGGCAAGCGCGATTTGTTCAATGATCTCGACGACGTGATCGCGTCGGTGGCGAACTACTTCGCGAAGAAGGGCAAGTGGGAGCGCAGCGGGCCGGTGATGGCGCGCGCGGCCCGCGATCCGGGTGCGGCTGATTTCGTCAATCCAGGCAATGCGGTCAGCCTCGACCAAACCCTGGCGTCATTGCAGGCGAAGGGCTACCGCCCGGTCGATCTGCGCTTCGTTTACACCGATGCGGGGCCGCAGGCGACCCTGGTCACCCTGGATGGCGTGGCCGGGCCGGAATACTGGCTGGTCTTCAACAATTTCAAGGCGATCACCGCGTACAACACCTCGCGGCTGTACGCGACCGCCGTGTTCCAGCTGGCCGAGGCCATTGCCGGTCGCGCGACGGATCCCGCATGA
- a CDS encoding DUF493 family protein → MMPNSDNPEHGFQFPGTFELSAMGAAERHLESELPQHLLDAGIEVLSESVNWRHSSSGKYVSVRIAFRADSREDYDRAHQALRDHPEVKWTL, encoded by the coding sequence ATGATGCCGAACTCGGACAACCCCGAGCACGGCTTCCAGTTCCCCGGCACCTTCGAGCTGTCGGCGATGGGCGCGGCCGAACGGCACCTGGAAAGCGAACTGCCGCAGCATCTGCTGGACGCCGGCATCGAAGTGCTGAGCGAATCGGTGAACTGGCGGCATTCCTCCAGCGGCAAGTACGTGTCGGTGCGGATCGCGTTTCGCGCCGATTCGCGCGAGGACTATGACCGCGCGCACCAGGCCCTGCGCGACCATCCCGAGGTGAAGTGGACGCTGTGA
- the rarD gene encoding EamA family transporter RarD has product MRSGDDAVRGTWVAIATFVMWGLAPLYWHLLVAVPSLQIVLHRVVWSALFVGVFLFWRDGRSWLRSTLRGQPKLWWMLALSGVLISCNWGLYIWAVNAGHVVETALGYFINPLLNVVIGVLFMRERLRPLQWVAVAIAAAGVTWLTVQYGQFPWIALALACSFGLYGVLRKLAHVDSVAGLGVESAYLFVPVLGALLWSELHGAGGFLPINGAPGYGAGLSALLVLSGLVTALPLVGFAYAVRRISLTTVGILQYIAPTLQFLIGVFILHEAFDRTRLVGFACIWLALLVFVGEGLWRRKMDNEVGELV; this is encoded by the coding sequence ATGAGATCCGGCGACGATGCCGTGCGTGGCACCTGGGTTGCCATCGCCACGTTCGTGATGTGGGGGCTGGCGCCGCTGTATTGGCACCTGCTCGTGGCGGTGCCGTCGCTGCAGATCGTGTTGCACCGGGTGGTATGGAGCGCGCTGTTCGTCGGCGTGTTCCTGTTCTGGCGTGATGGTCGCAGTTGGCTTCGCAGCACCCTGCGCGGACAACCGAAGCTGTGGTGGATGCTGGCGCTGAGCGGCGTGCTGATTTCCTGCAACTGGGGCCTGTACATCTGGGCGGTGAACGCCGGCCACGTGGTGGAAACCGCGCTGGGATATTTCATCAATCCGCTGCTCAACGTGGTGATCGGCGTGTTGTTCATGCGCGAGCGGCTGCGCCCGCTGCAGTGGGTGGCGGTGGCGATCGCGGCAGCCGGCGTGACCTGGCTGACCGTGCAATACGGCCAATTCCCGTGGATCGCGCTGGCGCTGGCGTGTTCGTTCGGCCTGTACGGGGTGCTGCGCAAGCTGGCGCACGTGGATTCCGTCGCCGGGCTCGGCGTGGAAAGCGCCTATCTGTTCGTGCCGGTGCTGGGCGCGTTGTTGTGGAGTGAACTGCATGGCGCGGGCGGCTTCTTGCCCATCAATGGTGCGCCCGGTTACGGCGCCGGGTTGAGCGCGCTGCTGGTGCTGTCGGGCCTGGTCACCGCGCTGCCGCTGGTGGGCTTTGCCTATGCGGTGCGCAGGATCTCGCTGACCACCGTGGGCATCCTGCAATACATCGCGCCGACCCTGCAGTTCCTGATCGGCGTGTTCATCCTCCACGAAGCCTTCGACCGCACCCGCCTGGTGGGCTTTGCCTGCATCTGGCTGGCCTTGCTGGTGTTCGTGGGCGAAGGCCTGTGGCGGCGCAAGATGGACAACGAGGTGGGTGAGCTGGTGTGA
- a CDS encoding septal ring lytic transglycosylase RlpA family protein, with product MKAHALLLAALPLLLAACATTGGAAKAPVQAGSAPPPAPVAHKGKVSPYAPAQEDPSKRGDYVAGGLFRPGESDTVPDEIPDVDAIPEPEVRDEPRARTGNRDYAVLGKRYAVLDNPSGYVEEGLASYYGNKFHGRRTSSQEVYDMYAFSAAHKTLPLPSFARVTNLDNGRSVIVRINDRGPFHPGRVIDLSYAAAVKLGYREKGTARVRVEALTADDDGDAPHTAMDTLIGKLPADAASSPAGNRFDMRQDGRVMGADEFDAWMRSRRIRVATGKPALAMASAATALATQAVSAPLAAQPETPVAVVAAPVAGEVTLQVASFSNPQNAQRALSLLQEAAIARAQLQDVDVGGKKIWRLRIGPVSEAVTAELAARIVGLGFGQPQRIRN from the coding sequence ATGAAGGCGCATGCGCTGCTGCTGGCCGCGTTGCCGCTGCTGCTGGCCGCCTGTGCGACCACCGGAGGCGCGGCCAAGGCGCCGGTGCAGGCCGGCAGCGCGCCGCCGCCCGCCCCTGTCGCGCACAAGGGCAAGGTCTCGCCCTATGCGCCCGCGCAGGAAGATCCGTCCAAGCGCGGCGACTACGTGGCAGGAGGATTGTTCCGCCCCGGCGAGTCCGACACCGTGCCGGATGAGATTCCCGACGTGGACGCGATTCCCGAGCCGGAGGTGCGCGACGAACCGCGTGCGCGCACCGGCAATCGCGATTACGCGGTGCTGGGCAAGCGCTATGCGGTGCTGGACAATCCTTCCGGTTACGTCGAAGAAGGCCTGGCTTCGTATTACGGCAACAAATTCCATGGCCGGCGCACCTCCAGCCAGGAGGTGTACGACATGTACGCCTTCAGCGCGGCGCACAAGACCCTGCCGCTCCCCAGCTTCGCGCGGGTGACCAATCTCGACAACGGCAGGTCGGTGATCGTGCGCATCAATGATCGTGGCCCCTTCCATCCGGGGCGGGTGATCGACCTCAGCTATGCGGCGGCGGTCAAGCTGGGTTATCGGGAAAAAGGCACCGCCCGGGTCCGGGTTGAGGCATTGACGGCGGACGACGATGGCGACGCGCCGCACACGGCGATGGACACGCTGATCGGAAAGCTGCCCGCGGACGCTGCGTCGTCGCCGGCGGGCAACCGCTTTGACATGCGCCAGGATGGGCGGGTGATGGGGGCCGACGAATTCGATGCGTGGATGCGTTCGCGGCGCATCCGCGTGGCCACCGGCAAGCCGGCGTTGGCGATGGCGTCTGCGGCAACGGCGCTGGCGACGCAGGCGGTGTCGGCGCCGCTCGCGGCGCAGCCCGAAACGCCGGTGGCGGTGGTTGCCGCGCCGGTGGCGGGCGAGGTCACCCTGCAGGTGGCCAGCTTCAGCAATCCGCAGAACGCGCAGCGTGCGCTGTCCCTGCTGCAGGAGGCGGCGATCGCGCGCGCGCAGCTGCAGGATGTGGACGTGGGCGGGAAGAAAATCTGGCGGCTGAGGATCGGCCCGGTCAGCGAAGCCGTGACTGCGGAACTTGCGGCGCGCATCGTGGGTCTGGGATTCGGCCAGCCGCAACGGATCAGGAACTGA
- the lipA gene encoding lipoyl synthase encodes MSTHPRSIPLAVVADGAPSLEPGVRQVADQKIARSPVQFADAPVLRKPSWIRVRIPAGNAVQALKSKLRENRLVTVCEEASCPNIHECFSHGTATFMILGEVCTRRCSFCDVAHGRPQPPDPAEPLRLAQTVKDMGLRYVVITSVDRDDLRDGGAGHFVDCITAIREFTPATKIEILTPDFRGKGRMDRALEILAVNPPDVFNHNVETVPDLYRNVRPGADYQWSLTLLQKFKAQHPAIPTKSGIMLGLGETMEQVQGTLRDLRAHDVEMVTIGQYLQPSAHHHPVLRYWTPDEFQALADYGHALGFANVASGPMVRSSYHADRQAAARLATADAGAPV; translated from the coding sequence ATGAGCACTCATCCCCGCAGCATTCCGCTCGCCGTCGTTGCCGATGGCGCCCCTTCATTGGAGCCGGGCGTGCGCCAGGTGGCCGACCAGAAAATCGCGCGTTCGCCGGTGCAGTTTGCCGACGCGCCGGTGCTGCGCAAGCCGAGCTGGATCCGCGTGCGCATTCCCGCCGGCAACGCCGTGCAGGCGCTGAAGTCCAAGCTGCGCGAGAACCGGTTGGTGACCGTGTGCGAGGAAGCCAGCTGCCCGAACATCCACGAATGCTTCAGCCACGGCACCGCGACCTTCATGATCCTCGGCGAGGTTTGCACCCGCCGTTGCAGTTTCTGCGACGTGGCCCACGGCCGCCCCCAGCCGCCGGATCCCGCCGAGCCGCTGCGGCTGGCGCAGACGGTGAAGGACATGGGGCTGCGCTACGTGGTGATCACCAGCGTGGATCGCGACGACCTGCGCGACGGCGGCGCCGGCCACTTCGTGGACTGCATCACCGCCATTCGCGAGTTCACGCCCGCTACCAAAATCGAAATCCTCACCCCCGATTTCCGCGGCAAGGGGCGCATGGATCGCGCGCTGGAGATTCTTGCGGTCAATCCGCCGGACGTGTTCAACCACAACGTCGAGACGGTGCCGGACCTGTACCGCAACGTGCGCCCTGGCGCGGACTACCAGTGGTCGCTGACCCTGCTGCAAAAGTTCAAGGCGCAGCACCCGGCCATTCCCACCAAGTCGGGAATCATGCTTGGCCTTGGCGAGACCATGGAGCAGGTGCAGGGCACCCTGCGCGACCTGCGCGCGCACGACGTGGAAATGGTGACCATCGGCCAGTACCTGCAGCCCAGCGCGCATCACCATCCGGTGCTGCGTTACTGGACGCCGGACGAGTTCCAGGCTTTGGCGGATTACGGCCACGCGCTCGGGTTTGCCAACGTCGCGTCCGGGCCGATGGTGCGCTCCAGCTACCACGCCGACCGTCAGGCGGCTGCCCGCCTGGCCACCGCCGATGCGGGCGCACCGGTTTGA
- the yedA gene encoding drug/metabolite exporter YedA, producing MASSSSSAASTPAAASVALALAALYLIWGSTYLAIRFALEGGFPPFLLGGIRFLVAGGLLYAVLRWRGVAAPTRPQWRNLLVMGVLLLLMGNGMVNFGEQTVSSGMTAVIVSSSALWMGVFAALRGHRPNRMEWLGLAIGFLGVLWLSAGGSLAGTPGGLAALLVASLAWSFGSIWSRGRDLPPPFMAAAGQMLCGGLAMSLLGAGLGERFHGLPTAHAIGAFWYLVVLGSLAGFSAYIWLLHHVRPALATSYAYVNPAIAVVLGAALAHEHFGPRELAAMAVILLGVVAITLAKIGNAKA from the coding sequence ATGGCGTCTTCCTCATCTTCCGCCGCGTCCACGCCCGCCGCCGCCAGCGTTGCGCTTGCGCTGGCCGCGCTGTATCTGATCTGGGGCTCCACCTATCTGGCCATCCGCTTCGCGCTGGAGGGGGGCTTTCCGCCATTCCTGCTTGGCGGCATCCGCTTCCTGGTGGCCGGCGGCCTGCTGTATGCCGTCCTGCGCTGGCGCGGGGTGGCGGCGCCGACGCGCCCGCAATGGCGGAACCTGCTGGTCATGGGCGTGCTGTTGCTGCTGATGGGCAATGGCATGGTGAATTTCGGCGAGCAAACCGTGTCGTCCGGCATGACCGCCGTCATCGTGTCGTCGTCCGCGCTGTGGATGGGGGTGTTTGCGGCATTGCGCGGGCATCGGCCCAATCGCATGGAGTGGCTGGGGCTGGCAATCGGTTTCCTGGGCGTGCTCTGGCTCAGTGCCGGTGGCAGCCTGGCGGGTACCCCGGGCGGGCTGGCCGCGTTGCTGGTGGCGTCGCTGGCGTGGTCGTTTGGTTCGATCTGGAGCCGCGGCCGCGATCTGCCGCCGCCGTTCATGGCGGCGGCGGGACAGATGTTGTGCGGCGGGCTGGCGATGAGCCTGCTGGGCGCGGGCCTGGGTGAGCGCTTCCACGGCCTGCCCACCGCGCACGCCATCGGGGCGTTCTGGTATCTGGTGGTGCTGGGGTCGCTGGCGGGATTCTCGGCCTACATCTGGCTGCTGCATCACGTGCGCCCGGCGCTGGCCACCAGTTATGCCTATGTGAACCCGGCGATTGCGGTGGTGCTGGGCGCGGCATTGGCGCACGAGCATTTCGGCCCGCGCGAATTGGCGGCAATGGCGGTGATCCTGCTGGGGGTGGTCGCGATTACCCTGGCCAAAATCGGGAACGCCAAGGCATGA
- a CDS encoding carboxy terminal-processing peptidase, translating to MIRNRPLLVFSLALALATPLALLAGSSDIAPASGPTQDQATTSRMVYGVLSDSRYAYRPRALDDALSGEILTGYLKALDPGKVFFTAQDVAGFGRYATTLDDAIKSGQVDPAWAIFAIYRQRVEARIAYAREQLKGNFDFSKDERYAYDRKDAPWADDAALNQLWRQSVKNDWLRLKLAGKQPDEIRKTLDKRYANLISSVQELKGDEIFQSFMNAYSGSIDPHTDYMNPRSAENFNVQMSNSLEGIGAVLFRQDDVVVVREMVPGGPAARSGKLKSGDRIVGVGQGSSGEMKDVIGWRIDDVVQMIRGAANTQVRLDVVPAEAPLDSKPQLVQLTRAKVRIEDARAKAETIVVPAAAGQAARRIGVIKLPGFYQDFDARRRNDPNYASATRDVARMLVEFRAQKLDGVVLDLRGNGGGSLSEAVELTGLFIDKGPVVQVRESGGRVNVQYDQDAGVAWDGPLAVLVNRGSASASEIVAGAIKDYGRGLVIGETTFGKGTVQTMLDLDRWPANEKPRFGEIKLTVAQFFRPDGSSTQNKGVEPDVAFPVSVDASEFGESTYPNALPWTRIAAAPHVRYGNFTPLLPQLAVLHQARSAKDVEYQWWVEDVRKFREEQAKKSISLNEAARRDERDAFEAQRKQRTEERKRLGIALDPLLDARADDGLTADERNVADSVAREEAAKKLTDPLLRESAAILADAVALLGKDAKLAAQVLPATRNASGHWAD from the coding sequence ATGATTCGCAACCGACCCCTGCTCGTTTTTTCCCTGGCGCTGGCATTGGCCACGCCGCTTGCCCTGTTGGCCGGCAGCAGCGACATCGCCCCCGCGTCCGGCCCTACCCAGGACCAGGCCACCACCTCGCGCATGGTGTATGGCGTGCTGTCCGACAGTCGCTATGCCTATCGCCCGCGTGCGCTGGATGATGCGCTGTCGGGCGAGATCCTGACCGGGTACCTGAAAGCGCTGGATCCGGGCAAGGTGTTCTTCACCGCCCAGGATGTCGCCGGCTTCGGCAGGTACGCCACCACGCTGGACGATGCGATCAAAAGCGGCCAGGTGGATCCGGCATGGGCAATATTCGCGATCTACCGCCAGCGCGTCGAAGCGCGTATCGCGTATGCGCGCGAGCAGCTCAAGGGCAATTTCGATTTCAGCAAGGATGAGCGCTACGCCTACGACCGCAAGGATGCGCCGTGGGCTGATGATGCCGCCCTGAATCAGCTGTGGCGGCAGTCGGTGAAGAACGATTGGCTGCGCCTGAAACTGGCCGGCAAGCAGCCCGACGAGATCCGCAAGACGCTGGACAAGCGCTATGCCAACCTCATTTCCAGCGTGCAGGAATTGAAGGGTGACGAGATTTTCCAGAGCTTCATGAATGCCTACAGCGGCAGCATCGATCCGCACACGGACTACATGAATCCGCGCAGCGCGGAAAACTTCAACGTGCAGATGTCCAATTCGCTGGAAGGCATCGGTGCCGTGTTGTTCCGCCAGGACGACGTGGTGGTGGTGCGCGAGATGGTGCCGGGCGGCCCGGCTGCGCGCAGCGGCAAGCTCAAGTCGGGCGACCGCATCGTGGGCGTCGGCCAGGGCAGCAGCGGCGAAATGAAGGACGTGATCGGTTGGCGCATCGATGACGTGGTGCAGATGATTCGCGGCGCGGCCAACACCCAGGTGCGCCTGGACGTGGTTCCTGCCGAAGCACCGCTGGACAGCAAGCCGCAGCTGGTGCAGCTGACCCGCGCCAAGGTGCGCATCGAGGATGCGCGTGCCAAGGCCGAAACCATCGTGGTGCCGGCGGCTGCCGGACAGGCCGCGCGCCGGATCGGCGTGATCAAGCTGCCCGGCTTCTACCAGGACTTCGATGCGCGCCGCCGCAATGACCCCAATTACGCATCGGCCACCCGCGACGTGGCCAGGATGCTGGTGGAGTTCCGCGCGCAGAAGCTCGATGGCGTGGTGCTGGACCTGCGCGGCAACGGCGGCGGCTCGCTCAGCGAAGCGGTGGAGCTGACCGGGCTGTTCATCGACAAGGGCCCGGTGGTGCAGGTGCGCGAGTCGGGCGGCCGGGTCAACGTGCAATACGACCAGGATGCAGGCGTGGCCTGGGACGGGCCGCTGGCGGTACTGGTCAATCGCGGCTCGGCGTCGGCGTCGGAAATCGTGGCCGGTGCGATCAAGGATTACGGGCGCGGCCTGGTCATCGGCGAGACCACGTTCGGCAAGGGGACCGTGCAGACCATGCTGGACCTGGATCGCTGGCCGGCCAACGAGAAGCCGCGCTTCGGCGAGATCAAGCTGACCGTGGCGCAGTTCTTCCGCCCGGATGGCAGCAGCACCCAGAACAAGGGCGTGGAGCCGGACGTGGCGTTCCCGGTCAGCGTGGATGCCAGTGAGTTCGGCGAGAGCACCTATCCCAACGCGCTGCCGTGGACGCGCATTGCTGCCGCACCGCATGTGCGCTACGGCAATTTCACGCCGCTGCTGCCGCAGTTGGCCGTGCTGCACCAGGCGCGCTCGGCCAAGGACGTGGAATACCAGTGGTGGGTCGAGGACGTGCGCAAGTTCCGCGAGGAACAGGCCAAGAAGTCGATTTCGTTGAATGAAGCCGCGCGCCGCGACGAGCGCGATGCATTCGAGGCGCAGCGCAAGCAGCGCACCGAAGAGCGCAAGCGCCTCGGCATTGCGCTGGATCCGCTGCTGGATGCGCGCGCCGATGATGGCCTGACCGCCGACGAGCGCAACGTGGCGGATTCGGTGGCGCGCGAAGAGGCTGCAAAGAAGCTCACCGATCCGCTGCTGCGCGAATCCGCGGCAATCCTTGCCGATGCCGTCGCCCTGCTGGGCAAGGATGCCAAGCTTGCGGCGCAGGTGCTGCCGGCCACGCGCAACGCGTCCGGTCACTGGGCCGACTGA
- a CDS encoding D-alanyl-D-alanine carboxypeptidase family protein, whose protein sequence is MLFVSLAAAGIVLGSGLAIAQIPAPARPVALSDALPIPDAPAPKVSKAWVLLDAATGQVLAGDNIDTPVEPASITKVMTSYVIAAEMAAGKVKRDDPVLMSEHAWREGGAATDGSYSGFEVNKTAPLVEMEKGMVVQSGNDAAIALAEHVAGSEEAFAQLMNAYAKKIGMRNSHFVNPHGLSTEGHVSTAHDLALLGRALIHDFPEAYSYNKLKEFTVGPITQPNRNLLLWRDASVDGIKTGHTSRAGYCLMASAKRGDQRLISVVMGDTSENQRAVDAQALLNWGFRFYESHRLYDVGKSLATPKVWKGAADVVKVGVAQPLLVSTPRGKYEHLKASMDLPKSLVAPIAKGQRLGTVKVMFDGKPVAQAPLVALEAVEEGGFFKRLWHELLMWWQG, encoded by the coding sequence CTGTTGTTCGTGTCGCTGGCCGCCGCCGGCATCGTCTTGGGTTCAGGCTTGGCTATCGCCCAGATTCCCGCGCCTGCCCGCCCGGTTGCGCTCAGCGATGCACTGCCGATTCCGGACGCGCCCGCGCCCAAGGTCAGCAAGGCGTGGGTGTTGCTGGATGCCGCCACCGGGCAGGTGCTGGCCGGCGACAACATCGACACCCCGGTGGAGCCGGCCAGCATCACCAAGGTGATGACCAGCTATGTGATCGCCGCGGAAATGGCCGCAGGCAAGGTCAAGCGGGATGATCCCGTGCTGATGAGCGAGCACGCCTGGCGCGAAGGTGGCGCCGCCACCGACGGCAGCTACAGCGGCTTCGAGGTCAACAAGACCGCGCCGCTGGTGGAAATGGAAAAGGGCATGGTGGTGCAGTCGGGCAACGATGCCGCGATTGCCCTGGCCGAACACGTGGCCGGCAGCGAAGAAGCCTTTGCGCAGCTGATGAACGCCTATGCCAAGAAGATCGGAATGCGCAATTCCCACTTCGTCAATCCGCACGGGCTGTCCACCGAAGGGCATGTGTCCACCGCCCATGATCTGGCGCTGCTGGGACGTGCGCTGATCCACGATTTCCCGGAAGCCTATTCCTACAACAAGCTCAAGGAATTCACGGTCGGCCCGATCACCCAGCCCAACCGCAACCTGCTGCTGTGGCGCGATGCCTCGGTCGATGGCATCAAGACCGGCCACACCTCCCGCGCCGGCTATTGCCTGATGGCATCGGCCAAGCGTGGCGACCAGCGCTTGATCAGTGTGGTGATGGGCGATACCAGCGAGAACCAGCGCGCGGTGGATGCGCAGGCGCTGCTGAACTGGGGCTTCCGTTTCTACGAATCGCATCGCCTGTATGACGTGGGCAAGTCGCTGGCAACACCCAAGGTGTGGAAGGGCGCGGCCGACGTGGTCAAGGTCGGCGTGGCGCAGCCGCTTCTGGTGTCCACGCCGCGCGGCAAGTACGAGCATCTGAAGGCCAGCATGGACCTGCCGAAGTCGCTGGTGGCGCCGATCGCCAAGGGCCAGCGGCTGGGAACGGTGAAGGTGATGTTCGACGGCAAGCCGGTGGCGCAGGCGCCGCTGGTGGCGCTGGAGGCGGTGGAAGAGGGCGGCTTCTTCAAGCGCCTGTGGCACGAACTGCTGATGTGGTGGCAGGGATGA